A window from Thermococcus sp. encodes these proteins:
- a CDS encoding biotin--[acetyl-CoA-carboxylase] ligase has translation MHWKVIRLTEVNSTNDYARKIAEEVPEGTVVVAKRQTSGRGRKGRNWASPEGGLWMTAILKPMASPEHVPKLVFVGALAVVDTLAKYGIPSELKWPNDVLVGGKKIAGILSECKLHHFALLGIGLNVNNDIPEELKETAVSMKDLLGRKVNLDEILQRVLRALSYWYSLFRSGRHYEILDAVRRRSAVIGRRVRILENGDVMLEGVALDIDESGALLVETEEGVQRVIYGDVSLRFS, from the coding sequence ATGCATTGGAAGGTAATCCGGCTTACTGAAGTTAACTCCACCAACGATTACGCAAGGAAGATAGCGGAAGAAGTGCCCGAGGGAACAGTTGTGGTGGCAAAAAGGCAGACCTCCGGCAGGGGGAGGAAGGGCAGGAACTGGGCCTCCCCAGAAGGGGGTCTGTGGATGACGGCAATACTGAAGCCCATGGCCAGTCCCGAGCACGTTCCGAAGCTGGTCTTCGTTGGTGCCCTGGCCGTTGTTGACACGCTCGCCAAGTATGGAATACCCTCTGAACTCAAGTGGCCCAACGACGTCCTTGTTGGTGGGAAGAAGATAGCCGGAATTCTCAGTGAATGCAAGCTCCATCACTTTGCACTCCTCGGAATAGGACTGAACGTTAACAATGACATCCCGGAGGAACTTAAGGAGACCGCGGTTTCAATGAAAGACCTTCTTGGTCGAAAAGTAAACCTTGATGAGATTCTTCAAAGGGTCTTGCGGGCTTTGTCATACTGGTATAGTCTCTTTAGGAGTGGAAGACACTATGAGATTTTGGACGCTGTAAGGAGACGGAGTGCCGTGATTGGTCGGAGGGTAAGGATACTTGAAAACGGAGATGTCATGCTTGAGGGCGTGGCACTCGACATTGACGAGTCTGGGGCACTTCTCGTCGAGACGGAAGAGGGTGTCCAAAGGGTTATTTACGGTGACGTCTCGTTACGTTTCTCCTGA